Proteins encoded together in one Triticum dicoccoides isolate Atlit2015 ecotype Zavitan chromosome 7B, WEW_v2.0, whole genome shotgun sequence window:
- the LOC119336021 gene encoding callose synthase 3-like gives MAAPGGRRADFSSAASPGGPSPAGASSAGRRLLRTQTVGNMGESIFDSEVVPSSLVEIAPILRVANEVEAGNPRVAYLCRFYAFEKAHRLDPTSSGRGVRQFKTALLQRLERENDPTLKGRVHQSDAREMQRFYREYYKKYIQALQNAADKADRALLTKAYQTAAVLFEVLKAVNVSQSVEVDQAILDTHNKIEEKKKLYVPYNILPLDPESTDQAIMQNPEIQAAVYALRNIRGLPWPKDKEQEKKPDEKKTDRDLLDWLQAMFGFQKDNVSNQREHLILLLANVHIRQIPKPEQQSKLDDRALDYVMKKLFKSYKMWCKYLGRKSSLWLPTIQQEVQQRKLLYMGLYLLIWGEAANLRFMPECLCYIYHHMAFELYGMLAGNVSPMTGENVKPAYGGDEEAFLMKVVTPIYRVIEEEAHRSKTMKSKHSHWRNYDDLNEYFWKVDCFRLGWPMRADADFFKTPKFAYPNRLNGEERSAGSVHWMGKINFVEIRSFWHIFRSFDRMWIFLILSLQAMIIIAWNGGTPSDIFDAGVFKQVLSIFITAAVLKLGQATLDIVFGWKARRSMSFARKLRYVLKLVSAAAWVVILPVTYAYTWSNPSVLSRIIKSWLGNGQNQPSLYILAVVIYLAPNILAAVLFLFPRIRRILESSNVKVITFVMWWSQPRLFVGRGMHEGPFSLFKYTMFWVLLLAMKLIVSFYIEIKPLVQPTKDIMREPIRNFQWHEFFPNASNNIGVVIALWAPIILVYFMDTQIWYAVFSTLIGGIYGACRRLGEIRTLGMLRSRFESLPWAFNKLLIPSDQHKRKGFRAAFSTKLAKPSGNEQEREKIAARFAQMWNLIITSFREEDLIDNREMDLLLVPYCKDRELDIFQWPPFLLASKIPIALDMAADSGGNYRDLNKRMKSDPYFSYAIRECYASFKNIINTLVFGQREKVVMQEIFEVVDKHIAEETLIRDLNMRSLPALSKKLIELLELLQKNKVEDLGQVVILFQDMLEVVTKDIMEEQELSSVLDSIHGGNAKKHEGMTPLDQQDQLFTKAIKFPVEASNAWTEKIKRLHLLLTVKESAMDVPTNLDARRRISFFANSLFMDMPNAPKVRNMLPFSVLTPYYKEDVLFSSDNLEEANEDGITILFYLQKIYPDEWKNFLERVNRSEEEAREDDTIEDELRLWASYRGQTLTRTVRGMMYYRKALELQAFLDNAKDDDLMKGYREIADMKESELMTECKAIADMKFTYVVSCQQYGIQKRSGDPCAHDILRLMTTYPSFRVAYIDEVEAPSQDRNKKTDKVYYSVLVKAAVTKSDDPGQSLDQVIYKIKLPGNAILGEGKPENQNHAIIFTRGECLQTIDMNQEHYMEEALKMRNLLEEFLEKHDGVRYPSILGVREHIFTGSVSSLAWFMSNQETSFVTIGQRVLANPLRVRFHYGHPDIFDRLFHLTRGGISKASKIINLSEDIFAGFNSTLREGNVTHHEYMQVGKGRDVGLNQISLFEAKIANGNGEQTLSRDIYRLGHRFDFFRMLSCYYTTIGFYFSTMITVWTVYAFLYGRLYLVLSGLDAALATGKRFVHNTPLQVALASESFVQLGFLMALPMMMEIGLERGFRTALSDFVLMQLQLASVFFTFSLGTKTHYYGRTLLHGGAEYRATGRGFVVFHAKFAENYRLYSRSHFVKGIELMILLVVYEIFGQTYRGAITYIFITVSMWFMVGTWLFAPFLFNPSGFEWQKIVDDWTDWNKWISNRGGIGVAPEKSWESWWDKEQGPLRHSGKRGTILEILLALRFFIYQYGLVYHLNITKQYNQSVLVYGFSWVVILVMLLVMKTVSVGRRRFSAEFQLVFRLIKGLIFITFISIIIILTAIAHMTVLDIFVCILAFMPTGWGLLLIAQAIKPVVEMVGLWGSVKALARGYEILMGLLLFTPIAFLAWFPFVSEFQTRMLFNQAFSRGLQISRILGGHKKDRATRNKE, from the exons ATGGCGGCGCCGGGGGGGAGGAGGGCGGACTTCTCCTCGGCCGCGTCGCCGGGGGGGCCGTCGCCGGCGGGGGCCTCGTCCGCGGGGAGGCGGCTGCTGCGCACGCAGACCGTCGGCAACATGGGGGAGTCCATCTTCGACAGCGAAGTCGTGCCCTCCTCGCTCGTCGAGATCGCGCCCATCCTCCGCGTCGCCAACGAGGTCGAGGCCGGCAACCCGCGCGTCGCATACCTCT GCCGCTTCTACGCCTTCGAGAAGGCCCACCGGCTCGACCCCACCTCCAGCGGCCGTGGAGTGCGCCAGTTCAAGACCGCGCTGCTGCAAAGGCTCGAGAGG GAGaacgaccccaccctcaaggggagGGTGCACCAGAGCGACGCGCGCGAGATGCAGCGCTTCTACCGCGAGTACTACAAGAAGTACATCCAGGCGCTCCAGAACGCCGCCGACAAGGCCGACCG TGCTCTGCTCACGAAAGCGTACCAGACCGCCGCCGTCCTGTTCGAGGTCTTGAAAGCCGTTAACGTGTCGCAGTCCGTCGAAGTCGACCAGGCG ATTCTGGACACGCACAACAAAatcgaggagaagaagaagctcTATGTGCCTTACAATATCCTGCCTCTCGACCCCGAAAGTACCGACCAAGCTATAATGCAAAACCCAGAG ATTCAAGCCGCTGTCTACGCTCTTCGCAATATAAGAGGCCTGCCGTGGCCCAAGGACAAGGAGCAGGAAAAGAAGCCCGATGAGAAGAAGACCGATAGAGATCTTCTCGACTGGCTTCAGGCCATGTTTGGGTTTCAG AAAGATAATGTATCCAACCAAAGGGAACATCTCATCCTGCTACTTGCAAATGTGCACATAAGGCAGATACCAAAGCCTGAACAGCAATCTAAG TTGGATGACAGGGCTCTGGATTATGTAATGAAGAAGCTATTTAAGAGTTATAAGATGTGGTGCAAGTACCTTGGCCGCAAAAGCAGTTTATG GTTGCCAACTATCCAACAGGAAGTTCAGCAACGCAAGCTTCTCTATATGGGTCTCTACCTTTTGATTTGGGGCGAGGCGGCTAACTTGAGATTCATGCCAGAGTGTCTTTGCTACATATACCATCAT ATGGCTTTTGAACTCTATGGTATGTTGGCTGGAAACGTGAGCCCAATGACTGGTGAGAATGTTAAACCAGCTTATGGTGGTGATGAAGAGGCATTCTTGATGAAAGTTGTGACTCCGATATACAGGGTTATAGAGGAG GAAGCTCACAGGAGCAAGACAATGAAATCAAAACACTCACACTGGAGGAACTACGATGATCTAAATGAGTACTTTTG GAAAGTTGACTGCTTCCGGCTTGGATGGCCCATGAGAGCTGATGCAGATTTTTTCAAAACTCCCAAATTTGCTTATCCTAATCGTCTGAATGGA GAGGAAAGATCTGCTGGCAGTGTCCATTGGATGGGAAAGATTAATTTTGTTGAGATACGATCATTTTGGCACATATTCCGTAGTTTTGATAGAATGTGGATCTTCTTAATTTTATCCTTGCAG GCTATGATTATTATTGCGTGGAATGGTGGCACACCAAGTGATATCTTTGATGCTGGAGTTTTCAAACAGGTTTTGAGCATATTTATAACTGCTGCTGTTTTAAAATTGGGTCAAG CCACCCTGGACATTGTATTTGGCTGGAaagcaagaagaagcatgtcgtttgCAAGAAAGCTGCGATATGTCCTGAAGTTAGTATCAGCTGCTGCATGGGTTGTGATTCTACCTGTGACTTATGCATATACCTGGTCTAATCCTTCGGTTCTTTCAAGAATAATAAAAAGTTGGCTTGGCAATGGTCAGAATCAGCCATCATTATACATTTTGGCTGTTGTTATATATTTGGCGCCAAATATTCTTGCGGCTGTGCTATTTCTTTTCCCACGTATCAGAAGGATACTTGAGAGTTCAAATGTTAAGGTCATAACATTCGTGATGTGGTGGTCCCAG CCTCGATTATTTGTTGGCAGAGGAATGCATGAAGGCCCATTCTCTCTCTTCAA GTATACCATGTTCTGGGTTCTCCTTTTAGCGATGAAGTTGATAGTGAGCTTCTATATTGAG ATCAAGCCTCTGGTACAACCAACAAAAGATATAATGAGAGAACCGATTCGGAATTTCCAGTGGCATGAGTTTTTCCCTAATG CAAGTAACAATATTGGTGTTGTCATCGCACTTTGGGCTCCAATAATTCTT GTCTATTTCATGGACACTCAAATTTGGTACGCAGTTTTCTCAACATTGATTGGTGGTATCTATGGGGCTTGTCGTCGACTTGGTGAG ATACGGACTTTAGGCATGTTAAGATCTCGCTTTGAATCTTTGCCTTGGGCCTTCAATAAATTGTTGATACCTTCTGATCAACACAAGAGGAAAGGTTTCCGGGCTGCTTTCTCCACTAAACTTGCTAAG CCTTCTGGTAATGAACAAGAGAGAGAGAAAATAGCTGCAAGATTTGCCCAAATGTGGAACCTAATTATCACAAGTTTCCGTGAAGAAGATCTCATAGATAACAGGGAGATGGACTTGCTACTTGTTCCATACTGCAAAGATCGTGAATTGGATATATTCCAATGGCCACCTTTTCTACTTGCTAGCAAG ATTCCGATAGCATTGGATATGGCGGCAGACAGTGGAGGAAATTATCGCGATCTGAACAAGAGAATGAAATCGGACCCGTATTTTTCCTATGCTATCAGAGAATGCTATGCTTCATTCAAAAACATCATCAACACCTTAGTGTTTGGTCAACGAGAGAAAGT TGTTATGCAAGAGATTTTTGAAGTTGTTGATAAACATATAGCCGAAGAAACTCTGATAAGGGATCTGAACATGAGGAGTCTTCCAGCCCTGAGCAAGAAGCTCATTGAGCTACTTGAGTTACTG CAAAAGAATAAGGTAGAAGACTTGGGTCAAGTTGTTATTTTGTTCCAAGATATGCTTGAGGTGGTCACAAAGGATATAATGGAGGAACAAGAGCTCAGCAG TGTACTGGATTCCATACACGGTGGAAATGCTAAAAAACACGAAGGAATGACACCGCTTGATCAGCAAGATCAATTGTTTACTAAAGCTATTAAGTTCCCTGTGGAGGCATCAAATGCATGGACTGAAAAG ATAAAGAGGCTTCATCTTCTGCTCACCGTCAAAGAGTCTGCTATGGATGTCCCAACAAACCTTGATGCTAGAAGAAGAATATCTTTCTTTGCAAATTCTCTTTTTATGGATATGCCAAATGCTCCAAAAGTGCGGAACATGTTGCCCTTCTC GGTCTTGACTCCTTATTACAAGGAAGATGTTCTGTTTTCATCAGATAATCTAGAAGAGGCAAATGAGGATGGAATTACCATACTTTTCTACTTGCAAAAAATTTACCCAG ATGAGTGGAAAAATTTCCTCGAAAGGGTGAACAGATCTGAGGAGGAGGCCCGTGAGGATGATACAATAGAAGATGAGCTTCGTCTTTGGGCATCATATAGGGGACAAACATTGACAAGAACTG TAAGAGGGATGATGTACTACCGAAAAGCTTTGGAGCTTCAGGCTTTTCTTGATAATGCCAAAGATGATG ATCTTATGAAAGGCTACAGAGAGATAGCTGACATGAAGGAATCTGAATTAATGACAGAATGCAAAGCGATAGCTGACATGAAATTTACATATGTTGTCTCATGCCAACAGTATGGAATCCAGAAACGTTCTGGTGATCCTTGTGCACATGATATTTTGAGACTAATGACAAC ATATCCATCTTTTCGTGTTGCCTATATTGATGAAGTTGAAGCACCTAGCCAAGATAGAAACAAGAAGACTGACAAAGTTTACTACTCAGTTTTGGTGAAGGCTGCTGTTACAAAATCAGATGATCCTGGACAGAGTCTTGACCAG GTCATCTACAAGATCAAGCTTCCAGGCAATGCTATTCTAGGTGAGGGAAAGCCAGAAAATCAGAACCATGCAATAATTTTTACTCGAGGCGAATGTCTCCAAACTATAGATATGAACCAG GAACATTACATGGAGGAGGCTCTGAAAATGAGAAATTTGTTGGAAGAGTTTTTGGAGAAACATGATGGTGTGAGATATCCATCGATACTTGGAGTAAGAGAGCATATATTTACTGGCAG TGTTTCATCACTTGCCTGGTTCATGTCGAATCAGGAGACGAGTTTTGTGACCATTGGACAGCGTGTGCTTGCCAATCCATTGAG GGTTCGGTTCCACTACGGCCATCCTGATATATTTGATCGCCTTTTCCACCTTACAAGGGGTGGTATAAGTAAAGCATCTAAGATTATCAATCTTAGTGAGGACATATTTGCAG GATTCAATTCTACATTACGTGAAGGCAATGTCACTCATCATGAATACATGCAAGTTGGCAAGGGAAGGGATGTGGGTCTTAATCAGATTTCACTATTTGAGGCAAAGATAGCAAATGGTAACGGTGAACAGACACTCAGCCGTGACATTTACCGACTGGGGCACCGTTTTGATTTCTTCAGAATGTTGTCGTGTTACTATACGACAATTGGGTTCTATTTCAGCACAATG ATTACAGTTTGGACCGTGTATGCTTTCCTTTATGGGCGTTTGTATCTTGTCCTCAGTGGACTTGATGCAGCACTTGCTACTGGAAAGAGGTTCGTGCATAATACACCGCTCCAGGTCGCGCTTGCATCAGAATCTTTTGTTCAACTTGGATTTTTGATGGCATTGCCCATGATGATGGAGATCGGTTTGGAGAGAGGATTCAGAACGGCATTAAGTGACTTTGTGCTCATGCAACTCCAGTTGGCATCTGTTTTCTTCACGTTTTCGCTTGGGACCAAAACTCACTATTATGGAAGGACGCTACTCCACGGAGGAGCTGAATATAGAGCGACTGGACGTGGGTTTGTGGTGTTCCATGCCAAATTCGCCGAGAACTACCGACTCTATTCTCGCAGCCATTTCGTGAAGGGTATTGAGCTGATGATTCTGCTTGTCGTGTATGAGATCTTCGGACAGACGTACAGAGGAGCTATCACTTACATCTTCATCACTGTTTCCATGTGGTTTATGGTGGGCACCTGGCTCTTTGCACCCTTCCTTTTCAACCCTTCTGGATTCGAGTGGCAGAAGATTGTGGATGACTGGACTGATTGGAACAAGTGGATCAGTAACCGTGGAGGTATTGGTGTGGCGCCAGAGAAAAGCTGGGAGTCATGGTGGGACAAAGAGCAGGGGCCTCTTCGTCACTCTGGGAAGCGTGGCACCATTCTTGAAATACTTCTTGCATTGCGTTTCTTCATCTACCAATACGGGCTTGTGTATCATTTGAATATAACCAAGCAGTATAACCAAAGCGTGCTG GTTTATGGCTTCTCATGGGTTGTGATTCTGGTCATGCTGCTTGTTATGAAG ACCGTGTCAGTCGGCAGGAGGAGGTTCAGCGCGGAGTTCCAGCTCGTCTTCCGGCTGATCAAGGGGCTGATATTCATAACATTCATCTCCATCATCATAATCTTAACAGCAATCGCCCACATGACAGTCCTTGACATCTTCGTCTGCATCCTCGCCTTCATGCCGACTGGATGGGGCCTGCTTCTG ATTGCCCAAGCGATCAAGCCTGTCGTTGAGATGGTCGGGCTGTGGGGGTCGGTGAAGGCCCTCGCCCGGGGCTACGagatcctgatggggctcctgctGTTCACGCCCATCGCGTTCCTCGCGTGGTTCCCGTTCGTGTCCGAGTTCCAGACCAGGATGCTCTTCAACCAGGCGTTCAGCAGAGGCCTGCAGATCTCCCGTATCCTCGGCGGGCACAAGAAGGACCGAGCCACCCGGAACAAGGAGTAG